Proteins from a genomic interval of Desulfurobacterium sp. TC5-1:
- the rfbA gene encoding glucose-1-phosphate thymidylyltransferase RfbA — MKAVILAGGSGTRLYPVTISVNKHFLPIYNKPMIYYPLSLVMLLGIKEVLFIVNPGDIESFKKLFGNGSHLGMNIKYTIQEKPNGLAEGLVLAEDFIGNDNICYMLGDNIFYGHDLVRIMKDAKKEIETGGGAYVFGYYVKDPERFGIVEFDEEGNVKSIEEKPKNPKSNYAVVGMYFYDNRAVEIAKNVRPSERGELEITSVNEKYLKDGKLKVKLLGRGFAWFDAGTHDSFLEAGEFVATIEKKTGLMVGCIEEIAFNNGWITKEELIKLAEPLRKTEYGKYLMELAKKP, encoded by the coding sequence ATGAAAGCTGTTATTTTAGCCGGAGGAAGTGGAACAAGGCTTTATCCCGTAACCATTTCAGTAAATAAACATTTTCTCCCAATATACAACAAACCTATGATTTATTATCCCTTATCCCTTGTAATGCTCCTTGGTATAAAAGAAGTACTTTTTATCGTCAATCCCGGTGACATTGAATCCTTTAAAAAACTCTTTGGCAACGGTTCTCACCTTGGTATGAACATAAAATACACAATTCAGGAAAAACCTAATGGTTTAGCTGAAGGACTCGTTCTTGCTGAAGATTTCATTGGCAACGATAACATATGCTATATGTTAGGTGATAACATTTTTTATGGTCATGACCTTGTCCGTATTATGAAAGACGCGAAAAAAGAAATTGAAACGGGTGGTGGTGCCTATGTTTTTGGCTACTACGTTAAAGATCCTGAAAGATTCGGAATAGTTGAGTTTGATGAGGAAGGTAACGTCAAATCTATAGAGGAAAAACCAAAGAACCCTAAATCCAACTATGCCGTAGTTGGTATGTATTTTTACGATAACAGGGCCGTTGAAATAGCAAAGAACGTTAGACCTTCAGAAAGAGGGGAACTTGAGATAACATCTGTTAACGAGAAATACCTTAAAGACGGAAAATTAAAAGTAAAACTTCTTGGCCGTGGTTTTGCCTGGTTCGATGCAGGTACCCATGACAGTTTTCTCGAAGCAGGTGAATTTGTAGCCACCATAGAGAAGAAAACCGGTCTGATGGTTGGATGTATAGAAGAGATAGCCTTCAACAATGGATGGATAACGAAGGAAGAACTTATTAAACTGGCAGAACCGCTAAGAAAAACTGAATATGGAAAATATCTAATGGAACTTGCGAAAAAACCTTGA
- a CDS encoding DUF2148 domain-containing protein — MEFISKTVLSIAEMMCAAAITAPKGKGINLLHVEVFTGSKKDEVAELMATIGREKNIPFFIRDAENVFDAVCVVFIGTAITPRRVPNCGFCGAKNCEDALSRGIHCAFATGDLGIAIGSAVSMASLHHIDNRIMFSFGKAAIEGGFVPEKIKVGYGIPLSVSGKNIFFDRK, encoded by the coding sequence ATGGAATTTATCTCAAAAACCGTTTTATCCATAGCTGAAATGATGTGTGCTGCTGCAATCACCGCACCGAAAGGCAAAGGTATTAATCTTTTACACGTTGAGGTGTTTACAGGTTCAAAAAAAGATGAAGTGGCAGAACTCATGGCTACGATAGGTAGAGAAAAAAACATTCCCTTTTTTATAAGAGATGCCGAAAACGTTTTTGACGCAGTGTGTGTGGTGTTCATAGGAACAGCTATAACACCAAGGAGAGTGCCAAACTGTGGATTTTGTGGTGCAAAAAACTGTGAAGATGCGCTTTCAAGAGGGATACACTGTGCCTTTGCAACAGGTGATTTAGGGATAGCCATTGGCTCGGCTGTATCCATGGCCTCACTACACCACATAGATAACAGAATAATGTTTTCCTTTGGAAAAGCAGCAATAGAAGGTGGATTTGTTCCTGAAAAAATAAAAGTGGGATATGGCATACCGTTGTCCGTAAGTGGAAAAAACATATTCTTTGACAGGAAGTAG
- the glmS gene encoding glutamine--fructose-6-phosphate transaminase (isomerizing), protein MCGIVGYIGKDNAKNIVINGLKRLEYRGYDSAGVAFIDSGKLKIYKKSGKIRNLEFELNRDLSLPHIAIGHTRWATHGEPNDVNAHPHVDCTGKIAVVHNGIIENFTELKKELESRGHIFKSKTDTEVIAHLVEEEIENGKNLLSAVLSATSNLKGSYAAAVIYEGEPDKIVCVRKDSPLVIGVGEGENFLASDVPAFLSYTNRVIFLDDNECAVITADNVHIFDLNGNEITKETKEIPWSIAQAEKGGYKHFMIKEIYEQPRAVADTISGKLSLFEENNRELLTTFGKIQIVACGTSYHAGLVGKFFIESVAGIPVSVDYASEYRYRNPIIDEKTLIIAISQSGETADTLAAVRLAKKKGAKVVAICNVIGSTITREADYTIYTHAGPEISVASTKAFTTQLAALFLFAVEAARIRNKITKEKEERLLKALSEIPAKMKEFLDRESEEGQVRKIALEFYNSQDALYLGRFVNYPIALEGALKLKEISYIHAEGYPAGEMKHGPIALIDEKMPVVVVVPRDRVYEKMVSNIEEVKARKGKVIAITNRDCLEVKKLADFAIEIPETEELLYPFLTVVPLQLFAYHIADFLGYDVDQPRNLAKSVTVE, encoded by the coding sequence GTGTGTGGAATTGTAGGCTATATAGGAAAAGACAATGCTAAAAATATTGTAATAAATGGATTAAAACGACTGGAATACCGGGGGTATGACTCTGCCGGAGTGGCATTCATAGATTCAGGGAAGCTTAAGATTTATAAAAAGAGTGGAAAAATAAGGAATCTTGAATTTGAACTGAACAGGGATCTATCTTTACCCCATATAGCTATTGGACACACGAGGTGGGCAACTCACGGTGAACCAAACGATGTAAATGCTCATCCTCATGTTGATTGTACCGGGAAAATAGCTGTGGTTCACAACGGAATAATTGAGAATTTTACGGAGCTTAAAAAAGAACTTGAAAGCAGAGGGCATATTTTTAAATCCAAAACAGATACGGAAGTTATTGCACACCTTGTCGAAGAGGAAATTGAAAATGGTAAAAATCTTCTTAGTGCAGTTTTGTCGGCAACATCAAACCTCAAAGGTTCATACGCGGCAGCCGTTATCTATGAGGGTGAGCCTGACAAGATCGTGTGCGTCAGGAAAGACAGTCCTTTAGTGATCGGTGTCGGTGAGGGAGAAAACTTTTTAGCGTCGGACGTACCTGCCTTTTTATCCTACACTAACAGGGTCATCTTCCTCGATGATAACGAATGTGCCGTCATAACTGCCGATAATGTTCACATATTTGACCTGAATGGAAATGAAATAACAAAAGAGACTAAAGAAATTCCCTGGTCAATAGCTCAGGCTGAAAAGGGCGGATACAAGCACTTTATGATAAAAGAAATATACGAGCAGCCAAGGGCCGTTGCAGATACCATATCTGGCAAGTTGTCACTGTTTGAAGAAAACAACAGGGAGCTTTTAACCACATTTGGCAAAATTCAAATAGTGGCCTGTGGAACTTCTTACCATGCGGGTTTAGTAGGAAAGTTCTTTATAGAGTCGGTAGCAGGTATTCCTGTATCTGTGGATTATGCTTCGGAGTATAGGTACAGAAATCCCATAATAGATGAAAAAACCTTAATCATTGCCATATCTCAGTCAGGGGAAACTGCAGATACCCTTGCGGCGGTTAGACTTGCCAAAAAGAAAGGTGCAAAGGTTGTTGCAATATGTAATGTGATTGGTTCAACCATAACGAGAGAGGCGGACTATACAATTTACACGCACGCGGGGCCTGAAATAAGCGTTGCATCAACCAAAGCCTTTACAACACAGCTTGCCGCTCTTTTCCTATTTGCCGTTGAAGCGGCACGGATAAGAAACAAAATTACGAAAGAAAAAGAAGAAAGACTCTTAAAAGCGCTATCTGAAATTCCAGCAAAGATGAAAGAATTTCTTGATAGGGAAAGCGAAGAAGGGCAGGTAAGGAAAATAGCTCTCGAGTTTTACAACTCTCAGGATGCACTCTATCTTGGAAGATTCGTAAACTACCCGATAGCCCTTGAGGGTGCTTTGAAACTTAAGGAGATAAGCTATATACATGCTGAAGGCTATCCAGCAGGAGAGATGAAACACGGTCCTATTGCGCTTATAGACGAGAAGATGCCTGTTGTTGTAGTGGTACCAAGAGACAGGGTTTATGAAAAGATGGTTTCAAACATTGAAGAAGTGAAAGCGAGAAAAGGAAAAGTCATTGCAATAACAAACAGGGATTGTCTTGAAGTTAAAAAACTTGCAGACTTTGCCATTGAAATACCTGAAACAGAAGAACTTCTATATCCTTTCCTTACCGTTGTGCCGCTTCAACTTTTCGCGTATCATATAGCAGACTTTTTAGGATACGATGTTGACCAGCCGCGAAACCTTGCAAAGAGTGTTACTGTTGAGTAG
- a CDS encoding magnesium transporter CorA family protein — protein sequence MGKCWLLFKTDNGIETDTLDVAQLYRAIEKRPIWIHFRNLDEEIEDFLLEKLKINELSLEDATFEDRPKAETFENYVFVLLIYFDSRISRKRKFSIFWTKELIVTIGSRKLFEEIKTELFLEEPEEITTDKIFWLISSTIVDRCKRVALDLEKQLDDIEVKVFREQNPELLEDISDLSFEIISLRRTVKQLRDVYRSFLSSLSSFGFLKSIHYLRDLADELVMLYDHIDTLHEMLQNIFSVFSSLVEFKLNDIMKTLTIIMTVFAPITMISGYYGMNIVDLPFADSHIGLFIVTGMMVLMSMAFMVYFRKKQWI from the coding sequence ATGGGAAAGTGCTGGCTTTTGTTTAAAACAGACAATGGAATTGAAACGGACACTTTGGATGTTGCTCAGCTCTATCGTGCTATTGAAAAACGACCGATATGGATACATTTTCGCAACTTAGATGAAGAGATAGAGGATTTCCTTCTTGAGAAGCTGAAAATAAATGAGCTGTCTCTTGAAGATGCCACTTTTGAAGACAGGCCTAAAGCGGAAACTTTTGAAAACTACGTTTTTGTACTTCTTATATACTTTGATAGTAGAATAAGCAGGAAACGTAAGTTTTCAATATTCTGGACAAAGGAACTTATAGTAACCATTGGGAGCCGTAAGCTGTTTGAGGAAATAAAGACAGAACTTTTCTTAGAAGAACCGGAAGAAATAACGACCGATAAGATATTTTGGTTAATTTCAAGTACAATTGTTGACAGATGTAAAAGGGTCGCTCTTGACCTTGAAAAACAGCTTGACGATATTGAAGTTAAGGTTTTCCGCGAGCAGAATCCAGAACTTCTTGAAGATATATCTGATCTGAGTTTTGAAATAATCTCTTTAAGGAGAACAGTTAAACAGTTAAGGGATGTTTACCGTTCATTTCTCTCCTCTCTTTCTTCTTTTGGATTTCTAAAGAGTATTCACTATTTAAGGGATCTTGCTGATGAACTTGTGATGCTTTATGATCACATAGATACGCTTCACGAAATGCTCCAGAATATATTCTCTGTATTTTCCTCTCTTGTAGAGTTCAAGCTGAACGATATAATGAAAACTCTCACTATCATTATGACCGTATTTGCACCAATTACGATGATTTCTGGATACTACGGTATGAACATTGTTGACCTTCCGTTTGCCGATTCTCATATTGGTCTTTTTATAGTAACGGGAATGATGGTACTTATGAGTATGGCCTTCATGGTATATTTCAGAAAGAAACAGTGGATTTAG
- a CDS encoding methionine adenosyltransferase, with the protein MNLNVTPLDFQPANELAVEIVERKGIGHPDTICDALAEKLSAELCKFYKENFGFVLHHNVDKGLLLGGSATPSFGGGEITAPIEIYLVGRAIKEYKGIKVPVEEFAIEGTKEWLKENIHALNPDRDVRIHCLVRPGSVDLVDIYMRQLETGVPLANDTSFGVGFAPFDEVENIAFNVEKVLNSKEMKEKHPEIGEDIKVMGVRKGDTIDITVACAFVDKFIKDINDYVEKRENVRRIAEEVAKKYTSREVIIHINTGDDVERENVYITVTGTSAEAGDDGEVGRGNRVNGLITPYRPMSLEAAAGKNPITHVGKLYNITANQICEAVVKEIPEVEEAYCYIVSQIGKPITEPLALDVKIRTKDGKIDIYKDKIEPIAKECLADISNIWKKLVAGEILVY; encoded by the coding sequence ATGAACCTGAACGTGACTCCACTTGACTTTCAACCGGCAAATGAACTTGCCGTAGAAATCGTTGAAAGGAAGGGTATAGGCCACCCGGATACCATTTGTGATGCTCTTGCTGAAAAGCTTTCAGCCGAACTTTGTAAGTTTTATAAAGAAAATTTTGGTTTTGTTCTTCATCACAACGTCGACAAGGGACTCCTGCTTGGTGGAAGCGCAACGCCATCTTTTGGCGGCGGTGAAATAACAGCACCAATTGAGATATATCTTGTTGGTAGAGCCATAAAAGAGTATAAGGGCATTAAGGTACCTGTAGAAGAATTTGCTATTGAAGGAACTAAAGAGTGGCTTAAAGAGAATATTCACGCTCTCAACCCGGATAGAGATGTCAGAATCCATTGCCTTGTAAGACCCGGTTCCGTTGACCTCGTGGACATCTACATGAGGCAACTTGAAACAGGCGTTCCCCTTGCAAATGACACCTCTTTTGGTGTAGGTTTTGCACCGTTTGATGAAGTAGAAAACATCGCATTCAACGTTGAAAAAGTTCTAAACAGTAAAGAGATGAAGGAAAAACATCCAGAAATAGGCGAAGATATTAAAGTTATGGGTGTTCGCAAAGGGGACACAATTGACATTACCGTAGCTTGTGCTTTCGTTGATAAGTTCATTAAAGACATCAACGATTATGTGGAAAAGAGAGAAAACGTTAGAAGAATAGCAGAAGAAGTTGCCAAAAAATATACAAGCAGAGAAGTAATTATCCACATCAACACAGGGGATGATGTTGAAAGAGAAAATGTTTACATAACAGTTACTGGAACATCTGCAGAAGCTGGAGATGACGGTGAAGTGGGAAGGGGGAACAGAGTTAACGGCCTCATCACACCTTACAGACCGATGAGTCTCGAGGCAGCTGCCGGTAAAAATCCAATTACTCACGTTGGTAAACTTTATAACATCACAGCTAACCAGATATGCGAAGCTGTTGTAAAGGAAATCCCTGAAGTAGAAGAAGCTTACTGTTACATCGTCAGCCAGATTGGTAAACCGATTACTGAACCTTTAGCACTCGATGTTAAGATAAGAACAAAGGACGGAAAAATCGACATCTACAAGGACAAAATAGAACCTATAGCTAAAGAGTGTCTTGCTGACATTTCAAACATATGGAAGAAACTTGTTGCTGGAGAGATTTTAGTTTACTAA
- the wbaP gene encoding undecaprenyl-phosphate galactose phosphotransferase WbaP — protein sequence MRKYVSAVILLFSDLIVFYASLLAAYILRLWLSDKFLPHYYMTFGKLLSLWWFPIAYIFSFWIQGLYTSRFPFWEEVKRIIKAVSFATIIILSVVSLGRLSEHVSRTTVVILWMISIPIFAVSRKFLKALLYRLSLWKQEATAVGNREFIDKIKEIFDKDHFMGYHVNKGIEISPSNFSYEKELLDLEADTLIVAIPDSFEGDTEKFLAKIHKSARNVLFVPDIKGLAFLNSELYPLFFSEMFLLSVKNNLKYFTNRFLKRLFDLTVSILLLPILLPIITIIAILIKFDSEGPVFFVHNRVGKDGKIIGVIKFRTMYKDAQQRLEKLLAENEEIRKEWETYFKLKNDPRITKVGKFLRKTSLDELPQIFNVLKGDMSLVGPRPVVKEEIEKYYKDFAQYYYLVKPGITGLWQVSGRSDTDYDKRVRLDTWYVLNWSLWLDIIILIKTVKAVLKKEGAY from the coding sequence ATGCGTAAGTATGTATCGGCCGTGATTCTGCTATTTTCTGACTTGATTGTTTTTTACGCTTCGTTATTAGCAGCGTACATTTTAAGACTCTGGCTTAGCGATAAATTCCTGCCTCATTACTATATGACTTTTGGCAAACTGCTTTCACTATGGTGGTTTCCGATAGCTTACATATTTTCTTTCTGGATTCAGGGACTTTACACTTCAAGATTTCCATTCTGGGAAGAGGTTAAAAGAATAATAAAAGCTGTAAGCTTTGCAACAATAATAATACTTTCTGTTGTGTCTCTTGGAAGGTTAAGTGAGCACGTTTCAAGAACCACAGTAGTTATCCTGTGGATGATTTCTATTCCAATATTTGCTGTTAGTAGAAAATTTCTCAAAGCATTACTATACAGACTTTCCCTGTGGAAGCAAGAAGCAACTGCTGTTGGTAACAGAGAATTCATAGATAAAATTAAAGAAATCTTTGACAAAGATCACTTTATGGGATATCACGTAAATAAAGGAATAGAAATTTCCCCGTCTAATTTCTCGTACGAAAAGGAATTATTAGATCTTGAGGCTGATACACTTATCGTTGCCATTCCGGACAGCTTTGAAGGTGATACTGAAAAGTTTCTTGCTAAAATTCATAAATCTGCCAGAAATGTTCTTTTCGTTCCTGATATTAAGGGACTGGCTTTTTTAAACTCCGAACTTTATCCTCTATTTTTTTCTGAAATGTTTCTACTGTCCGTAAAAAACAATTTAAAATACTTTACCAATAGATTTTTAAAAAGATTATTTGATTTAACTGTTTCCATCCTACTGCTACCCATTCTCCTTCCTATTATTACCATTATTGCCATATTGATAAAATTTGATTCTGAAGGCCCGGTATTTTTCGTCCATAATAGAGTAGGTAAAGATGGAAAAATAATAGGTGTAATAAAATTTAGAACTATGTATAAAGATGCCCAGCAGAGATTGGAAAAATTACTTGCCGAAAATGAAGAGATAAGGAAAGAATGGGAAACCTACTTCAAATTAAAAAACGATCCCAGAATCACAAAAGTTGGAAAATTTTTAAGAAAAACATCTCTTGATGAACTTCCTCAGATTTTCAACGTTCTTAAAGGGGATATGAGTCTCGTTGGCCCAAGGCCTGTAGTTAAGGAAGAGATAGAAAAGTACTACAAAGATTTTGCCCAATATTACTACCTTGTAAAACCAGGAATAACCGGTCTATGGCAGGTAAGCGGAAGGAGTGATACCGATTACGATAAACGTGTAAGATTGGATACCTGGTATGTACTTAACTGGTCCCTCTGGCTTGATATAATCATTCTTATAAAAACGGTTAAGGCAGTTTTGAAGAAGGAAGGTGCTTACTGA
- a CDS encoding O-antigen ligase family protein, whose translation MKLPFNLYRVYLPTDIIAAFYPFIISWFFKKKMAVLNKKEFLLLFLCAFIVFSGFSRYLIVVFLTGLALMLYYSNLNKKYIGAFAAIMLFISTIFSKALLSFLKLRFLSKATKASDMVRLQQTAVILDLFKKSPLLGSGIGAFSYRCIRSLTNPFSYEEQILSFFPKFGVLGMAIFFTLIIYVFTKFLKRRELFSILYLALFLFSGWFNPYLYSSTVVLLYVFIFVLLNSENKFERRNHAV comes from the coding sequence ATGAAATTACCATTTAACCTGTATAGAGTTTACTTACCAACTGACATAATCGCAGCATTCTACCCTTTTATCATTTCCTGGTTTTTTAAAAAGAAAATGGCTGTTCTTAACAAAAAAGAATTCCTTCTGCTTTTTCTTTGTGCATTTATCGTTTTTAGCGGTTTTTCAAGATACCTGATAGTGGTCTTTCTAACAGGTTTAGCACTAATGCTGTATTACTCAAACTTAAATAAGAAATACATCGGTGCATTTGCCGCCATTATGTTGTTTATTTCCACAATTTTCAGTAAAGCACTTTTATCATTTTTAAAACTTAGATTCCTGTCGAAAGCCACAAAAGCATCGGACATGGTTAGGCTACAACAGACAGCAGTTATTCTCGACTTATTTAAAAAATCACCTCTCTTAGGTTCAGGCATAGGTGCATTTAGTTATCGCTGTATTCGATCTTTAACAAATCCTTTTTCCTATGAAGAGCAAATCCTTTCCTTTTTCCCAAAATTTGGAGTTTTAGGAATGGCAATATTCTTTACACTCATCATATATGTTTTCACTAAATTCCTTAAAAGAAGAGAGCTGTTCTCTATCCTCTATCTTGCTCTATTCTTATTTTCAGGCTGGTTCAATCCTTATCTCTACTCATCAACAGTTGTCTTGCTTTACGTATTTATTTTTGTTCTACTTAACAGTGAAAACAAATTTGAAAGGAGGAATCATGCCGTTTGA
- the rfbC gene encoding dTDP-4-dehydrorhamnose 3,5-epimerase: MPFEFLKTEIPEVIIVKPRVFGDERGFFLETYKKSDFTKAGINGEFVQDNHSKSRKGVLRGLHYQAKPKMQGKLVRCIKGRIFDVAVDIREGSPTFGKWVGVELSEENKLMLWIPEGFAHGFLTLSEEAEIVYKVSGSEYSPEHDRSIRWNDPQIGIEWPIDKEPLLSEKDRNAPFLQEAELL, from the coding sequence ATGCCGTTTGAATTTTTAAAGACAGAAATCCCTGAAGTTATTATTGTTAAACCCCGTGTTTTTGGTGATGAAAGAGGATTTTTCTTGGAAACCTACAAAAAATCTGACTTTACTAAAGCAGGAATAAACGGAGAGTTTGTTCAGGATAACCATTCAAAATCCAGAAAAGGCGTTCTACGAGGTCTTCATTATCAAGCAAAACCTAAAATGCAGGGGAAACTGGTCAGATGCATAAAGGGCAGAATTTTTGATGTTGCTGTTGACATAAGAGAAGGAAGTCCTACTTTTGGAAAGTGGGTCGGCGTGGAACTTTCCGAGGAAAACAAGCTTATGCTCTGGATACCTGAAGGTTTCGCTCACGGTTTCCTGACACTTTCCGAAGAAGCAGAGATCGTTTACAAAGTATCCGGTTCGGAATACTCACCGGAGCATGACAGAAGCATTAGATGGAACGACCCACAAATAGGTATTGAATGGCCCATTGATAAAGAACCTTTACTATCCGAAAAAGATAGGAACGCTCCATTTCTGCAAGAAGCAGAACTACTTTAA
- the rfbB gene encoding dTDP-glucose 4,6-dehydratase: MKILVTGGAGFIGSEFVRQAIKRGIETVVVDKLTYAGDLERLKEVKDEITFYKCDINNREFLEDIFKREKPDVVVHWAAESHVDRSILDASPFIEANVRGTQTLLDVAKNNDTELFINIATDEVYGELGEEGQFFETTPLNPNSPYSASKASADMLGRAYYRTYGLPVITVRPSNNYGYWQYPEKLIPVVILKALNNEPIPVYGTGQNVREWLFVSDCSEAVFSIIEKGEPGEIYNVGSGEEKRNIEVVKAILSLLNKPEELITFVKDRPGHDFRYSLNTEKIEKELGWKAKVKFEEGIEKTVKWYLDNIDWVNRKLDYLKAYWQKVYSE, encoded by the coding sequence ATGAAAATACTGGTAACAGGCGGAGCTGGTTTTATCGGAAGTGAGTTCGTTAGACAGGCTATTAAAAGAGGCATTGAAACTGTGGTTGTTGATAAACTTACCTATGCAGGCGACCTTGAAAGGTTGAAAGAGGTCAAAGATGAAATCACCTTCTATAAATGTGATATCAACAATCGTGAGTTTCTTGAGGATATTTTTAAAAGAGAAAAACCCGATGTTGTTGTTCACTGGGCAGCTGAAAGTCACGTAGATAGAAGTATTCTTGATGCTTCACCCTTTATAGAAGCCAACGTCAGAGGAACACAAACTTTACTTGATGTCGCGAAGAATAATGATACGGAACTTTTCATCAATATAGCTACAGATGAGGTCTATGGCGAACTTGGAGAAGAAGGGCAGTTTTTTGAAACGACACCCTTAAATCCAAATTCTCCGTACTCTGCAAGTAAAGCTTCTGCAGACATGCTTGGAAGAGCCTACTACAGAACCTATGGTCTCCCTGTCATTACAGTCCGTCCATCAAATAACTACGGCTACTGGCAGTACCCTGAAAAACTTATTCCCGTGGTTATCCTGAAAGCTCTAAACAATGAACCAATCCCTGTCTATGGAACAGGGCAAAATGTAAGAGAGTGGCTCTTCGTTTCAGACTGTTCTGAAGCGGTCTTTTCCATAATAGAAAAAGGGGAACCTGGGGAAATCTATAATGTCGGAAGTGGAGAAGAGAAACGAAACATAGAAGTCGTGAAAGCAATCCTTTCTCTTTTAAACAAACCTGAAGAGTTAATTACATTTGTAAAAGACAGGCCCGGCCACGATTTCCGTTACTCTCTAAATACAGAAAAAATAGAAAAAGAACTTGGCTGGAAGGCAAAGGTTAAGTTTGAGGAAGGCATAGAGAAGACAGTTAAATGGTATCTTGATAATATTGACTGGGTGAATCGAAAATTAGATTATTTGAAAGCCTATTGGCAAAAAGTCTATTCAGAATAA
- a CDS encoding MBL fold metallo-hydrolase gives MDMMIPLGGGNEIGASAYLYMIGGKNILIDFGIRFNPEEPYPDPEFLKTLAPELDAIIITHAHIDHCGAFHIISSFYPETPVYTTFETAELLSVMVEDAIKVRYIGIEEEATSEYKLFDEAFLRIERKDFFSSIVIDNIEITLYPAGHILGAAAVLMKWEGKTLFHTGDISLKDQITVKGAVLPEEKIDYLIMESTYYYTKTEKTSGETLEESISRILSRKGKILIPVFALGRAQEIISIIKEGIKSGEIPPVNVYVDGLAREICNIYEHNIDREFFNFYIQPAPRYEGLSFEEACEENIREADIIVSTSGMLMENTPSHAYAKIIGKRGKNGIIFSGYLSEESFGFKLMKNRHQFKQFKCEILKHHLSAHSKREDLEKIRRILRPEKTILIHGYPGKHHKEHAANREVIYL, from the coding sequence ATGGATATGATGATTCCTCTTGGTGGCGGAAATGAGATAGGTGCAAGTGCCTATCTCTATATGATAGGTGGAAAAAATATACTGATAGACTTTGGAATAAGGTTTAATCCAGAAGAACCGTATCCGGATCCTGAGTTTTTAAAAACGCTTGCGCCTGAACTTGACGCTATAATAATAACTCATGCTCATATAGATCACTGTGGTGCTTTTCACATAATATCTAGCTTCTATCCAGAAACACCCGTATATACAACATTTGAGACAGCAGAACTTTTATCGGTAATGGTGGAAGATGCTATAAAGGTTAGGTACATTGGGATAGAGGAGGAAGCAACATCTGAATATAAACTGTTTGACGAAGCGTTTTTAAGGATAGAAAGAAAGGATTTTTTCTCATCGATAGTGATAGACAACATTGAGATCACTCTGTACCCTGCGGGACACATACTTGGTGCAGCTGCTGTTTTAATGAAATGGGAAGGGAAAACGCTGTTTCATACAGGTGATATTTCGTTGAAAGACCAGATAACAGTAAAAGGTGCTGTTTTACCGGAAGAAAAGATTGACTATCTGATTATGGAAAGCACCTATTACTATACAAAAACCGAAAAAACTTCTGGCGAAACATTAGAGGAAAGTATAAGCCGTATTCTTAGTAGAAAGGGAAAAATTCTTATTCCTGTATTTGCTTTAGGAAGAGCACAAGAGATAATTTCTATTATTAAGGAAGGCATAAAAAGCGGTGAAATTCCTCCTGTTAATGTTTACGTTGATGGTCTTGCCAGGGAGATATGTAACATTTACGAACATAATATCGACAGGGAATTTTTCAATTTTTACATACAACCGGCACCAAGATACGAGGGACTGTCATTTGAGGAGGCATGTGAAGAAAATATAAGAGAGGCTGACATAATTGTTTCAACTTCAGGAATGTTGATGGAAAATACACCTTCTCACGCCTATGCAAAAATCATAGGAAAAAGAGGGAAAAACGGCATAATATTCAGCGGTTATTTATCTGAGGAAAGTTTTGGATTTAAACTTATGAAAAACCGCCATCAATTTAAGCAATTCAAATGTGAAATTTTAAAGCATCATCTGTCAGCACATTCAAAAAGAGAAGATCTTGAAAAAATCAGAAGAATTCTCAGACCTGAAAAAACAATTTTAATACACGGTTATCCTGGAAAACACCACAAAGAGCATGCGGCCAATAGGGAGGTTATTTACCTTTGA